One genomic window of Mogibacterium diversum includes the following:
- a CDS encoding TrkH family potassium uptake protein: MMLPLFVAVIYKEYNSVVAFTIACAISFGLGIITTSILGRSSSTEALRYTDSYFIVSFAWIMSSVLAAIPFVIQGSIPNVIDAFFEMCSGFSTTGATILTDVEALPKSMLLWRSETQWLGGMGIVVLMVALVPNLGVKAQNVASAETPGPTVTKLTSRFSDTARSLYIAYVILTVILIVLLLLGGMSMFDAVAHSFSTMATGGFGVYNDSVAHFHSYYITWVIIIFMIIAGTNFNLFFTMLGGKIKTALADEELRLYAGILAISTTLITISLLFQGGYKNTFKAVTDAAFQVATMISTTGYATTDFNLWPAFCKMVLILVMFTGAMSSSTAGGIKIIRVLSVFKMFKREVRVRLHDNIIDDVKYNGTKISGEVMMYMLSFVITFLMTLGIGTMLVSLRSNADLVTDFTAVLSCISNVGPGLAQVGPIENFHFYSDFSTFVLALIMIIGRLELSTFLIMFSRHYWNRHRV, translated from the coding sequence TTGCTTTTACTATAGCATGCGCAATTTCTTTCGGGTTAGGCATAATTACAACGAGCATTTTAGGAAGATCTAGCTCTACTGAAGCGCTTCGCTACACAGATAGCTATTTTATCGTTTCATTTGCGTGGATTATGTCCTCTGTTTTGGCTGCGATACCATTCGTAATACAAGGGTCTATTCCAAATGTTATAGACGCTTTTTTTGAGATGTGTTCTGGCTTTTCAACCACTGGAGCAACTATTCTTACAGATGTTGAGGCCCTGCCAAAATCAATGTTACTATGGCGCTCAGAGACCCAATGGCTTGGAGGAATGGGAATTGTCGTTTTAATGGTTGCACTAGTTCCTAACCTAGGAGTAAAGGCGCAAAACGTTGCAAGTGCAGAGACACCCGGTCCCACTGTAACGAAACTGACTTCTAGATTCTCCGATACTGCTAGAAGTCTTTATATCGCATACGTAATACTTACTGTTATTCTAATAGTTCTGCTGCTTTTGGGCGGTATGAGCATGTTTGATGCTGTTGCCCACTCTTTCTCAACTATGGCTACTGGTGGTTTTGGTGTTTATAATGATAGTGTAGCTCATTTCCATAGCTATTACATTACATGGGTTATTATAATATTCATGATTATAGCAGGTACTAACTTCAATCTTTTTTTTACAATGCTTGGAGGCAAAATTAAAACTGCTCTGGCTGATGAGGAATTGAGACTTTATGCTGGCATTTTGGCAATATCTACAACACTTATAACAATATCACTTCTCTTTCAAGGTGGATATAAGAATACATTTAAAGCAGTTACTGATGCGGCATTTCAAGTTGCAACGATGATATCCACTACTGGATATGCAACTACTGATTTTAATCTGTGGCCTGCATTTTGTAAGATGGTCTTGATATTAGTTATGTTTACAGGAGCAATGAGTTCATCAACAGCAGGTGGAATAAAAATCATCCGTGTATTGTCAGTATTTAAGATGTTTAAGCGTGAAGTTAGGGTTAGACTTCATGACAACATTATTGACGATGTTAAATATAACGGTACGAAAATCTCTGGTGAAGTTATGATGTACATGCTATCATTTGTCATTACATTTTTGATGACGCTAGGTATTGGAACTATGCTAGTTTCTCTCCGATCAAACGCTGATTTGGTCACTGATTTTACAGCTGTTTTATCTTGTATAAGTAACGTTGGTCCTGGATTAGCCCAAGTTGGTCCGATAGAAAACTTCCATTTCTATTCTGACTTTTCAACATTTGTACTTGCGTTAATAATGATAATTGGAAGACTCGAGCTTAGCACATTTCTGATCATGTTCTCTAGGCATTACTGGAATAGACATAGAGTTTAA
- a CDS encoding TrkH family potassium uptake protein encodes MVSKEKRFVLHMVFASLMIFGAFTVPAVLLCIRYQDYNELAHIGTISISTFIIGFIGQKVFYYDINRMNSRICFMTTIFTWLTMIFITSIPFYLSSLNLSYIDSLYEAVASWTTTGTSVVNSDVMPIGLQMLRASCNWMGALGIIVIALNFLPTWQFVGRSLVITEIAGPGFMKINTTFRKTYRRALAIYISLTAIQYALLRLSGLNKSDSLITSLSNISTAGLMNLNNGNIISYGLAVKIIITTFAFMSSLNFSILLLATMRKFRELTEGPELKFHSGRILTTAIFITGILYITYNRSISSLKEFGNVLMQVNSYFTTAGYQISDTSRWPGAACAIILVQMFIGACAISSGGGIKAARTIIALKTASRTLYHHIHKNAIRPIKYAGTPLKLNTLLRCNLYIVMFVVTYLFGALILSINLDLNTALSTSLAMLTNTGTYINQTATTGILDDYSVVSKITMMFLMLAGRLEIYPFILIFFKSFWKNDNDFF; translated from the coding sequence ATGGTTAGTAAAGAAAAGAGATTTGTTCTTCATATGGTATTTGCATCCTTGATGATATTTGGAGCCTTCACGGTTCCAGCTGTTTTGTTATGCATAAGATATCAGGATTACAATGAACTAGCTCATATTGGTACTATATCTATATCAACATTCATTATAGGTTTTATAGGTCAGAAAGTGTTTTACTATGATATAAATCGTATGAACTCGAGAATATGCTTTATGACGACTATTTTTACGTGGCTCACTATGATTTTCATTACATCAATCCCTTTCTATCTGAGTAGCCTTAATTTATCGTATATAGATTCATTATATGAAGCCGTTGCTTCATGGACAACTACTGGTACTTCGGTTGTAAACTCAGATGTTATGCCAATTGGTCTTCAAATGCTACGCGCTTCGTGTAACTGGATGGGTGCACTCGGGATTATTGTTATTGCTTTAAACTTCTTACCGACATGGCAGTTTGTAGGAAGATCTCTTGTCATTACAGAAATAGCAGGTCCTGGATTTATGAAAATAAATACTACATTCAGAAAGACTTATCGCAGAGCTCTAGCAATATATATATCACTTACTGCAATACAATATGCACTATTAAGATTATCGGGTTTAAATAAAAGCGATTCTCTTATTACATCGTTGAGCAACATTAGTACAGCTGGCTTAATGAACCTTAACAATGGGAATATTATTAGTTATGGACTAGCTGTAAAGATAATAATTACAACTTTCGCTTTCATGAGTTCGCTCAACTTTTCTATTCTATTATTAGCAACTATGAGAAAATTTAGAGAGTTAACTGAAGGACCAGAATTAAAATTTCACTCTGGACGAATTTTGACAACTGCTATTTTCATTACGGGAATATTGTATATCACATATAACAGAAGTATTTCATCGCTAAAAGAATTCGGTAATGTTCTAATGCAAGTTAATTCTTATTTTACTACAGCAGGGTATCAAATTTCTGATACTAGCCGATGGCCAGGAGCAGCTTGTGCAATTATATTAGTGCAGATGTTTATCGGAGCATGCGCGATATCTTCTGGTGGTGGAATAAAAGCTGCAAGAACAATAATTGCCTTAAAAACGGCTTCTAGAACGCTTTATCACCATATTCACAAGAATGCTATTAGACCAATTAAATACGCAGGAACACCGCTTAAACTCAACACCCTTCTACGTTGTAACTTATACATTGTAATGTTTGTTGTAACGTATCTGTTTGGTGCTCTAATATTATCGATTAATCTTGATCTTAATACTGCACTAAGCACTTCGCTAGCGATGCTCACTAACACTGGTACTTATATTAATCAAACTGCAACGACTGGGATTCTTGATGACTACTCTGTAGTATCAAAGATAACTATGATGTTTCTAATGCTTGCTGGTAGGCTTGAAATTTATCCTTTTATCCTCATATTCTTTAAGAGCTTTTGGAAGAATGACAACGACTTCTTCTAA
- a CDS encoding helix-turn-helix transcriptional regulator: protein MDDELVLKNHLKEVRKEKGYSQQQLADEVGVSRNTISSIETGQFNPTAKLALILCIALEKKFEDLFYF from the coding sequence ATGGATGATGAACTAGTTCTCAAAAATCATTTAAAAGAAGTCAGAAAAGAAAAAGGCTATTCACAACAACAGTTAGCTGATGAGGTGGGTGTTTCAAGAAACACAATCAGCTCAATTGAAACTGGTCAATTTAACCCCACTGCTAAATTAGCTTTGATACTTTGCATTGCTTTAGAAAAGAAATTTGAGGATCTTTTCTATTTTTAG
- a CDS encoding DUF6442 family protein, with translation MKRDEVLARSREGYKYHDEMMVDIFKKAGEISSQIGLAVAAILFGIEAFFFNSFNYGILSIYFSIEATKELVKYTKLKERKQLLVGILMAIIGIALFVASLITLK, from the coding sequence ATGAAGAGAGATGAAGTTTTAGCAAGAAGTCGTGAGGGGTATAAATATCACGATGAGATGATGGTTGATATTTTTAAAAAAGCAGGTGAAATTTCCAGCCAAATCGGATTAGCTGTTGCTGCCATCCTATTTGGAATTGAAGCTTTTTTCTTCAATTCCTTTAATTATGGAATACTAAGTATTTATTTTAGTATTGAAGCAACGAAAGAACTTGTAAAGTATACAAAACTAAAAGAAAGAAAGCAATTGTTAGTGGGGATACTTATGGCGATTATAGGAATTGCCTTATTTGTAGCTAGCCTTATAACATTGAAGTAG
- a CDS encoding alpha/beta fold hydrolase: protein MKEYKIKGTVYKIRYNDFYGDSIPIVFIHGLGCAGSFDYVEVASALGSEHRIILVDLLGAGYSDKPLLFKYTVSSHVKYLKEFIEDLNLEKIILFGHSLGGAIAIELSALLKSRVNALILSESNLEPSTPGSASFEFANFNEMDLDKSFEKKLIEYEKSGNTMWTATLRSWLPKAAFELSVNAVSGGKVSWRELLYRLEFPKYFIFGEKSLPDADFDKLTEHGILVEVVPNAGHSMAWENPDDFAQAIKRCLNSMSLG, encoded by the coding sequence ATGAAAGAATATAAAATTAAAGGTACAGTATACAAAATTCGATATAATGATTTTTATGGTGACTCAATACCAATTGTATTTATACATGGTTTAGGATGTGCGGGATCTTTTGACTACGTTGAAGTAGCATCTGCTCTTGGAAGTGAACATAGAATAATTTTAGTTGATTTATTGGGTGCGGGTTATAGTGATAAACCATTACTATTTAAATATACAGTTTCTTCACATGTTAAATACTTAAAAGAATTTATTGAAGATCTTAATTTAGAAAAAATTATTTTATTTGGTCACAGTTTAGGAGGTGCAATAGCTATAGAATTGTCTGCTTTGTTAAAAAGTCGTGTAAATGCTCTTATCCTTAGTGAATCAAACTTAGAACCTAGCACTCCTGGATCAGCAAGTTTTGAATTTGCAAATTTTAATGAGATGGATTTAGATAAGTCTTTTGAAAAGAAACTTATAGAGTATGAAAAATCAGGAAATACAATGTGGACCGCCACATTAAGAAGCTGGCTACCAAAAGCCGCATTTGAATTATCTGTTAATGCTGTTAGTGGTGGTAAAGTATCATGGAGAGAACTTTTATATAGACTTGAATTTCCAAAATATTTTATTTTTGGAGAAAAATCATTGCCTGATGCAGATTTTGATAAATTAACAGAGCATGGTATTCTTGTTGAAGTTGTTCCAAATGCTGGGCACTCAATGGCATGGGAAAATCCTGATGACTTTGCACAAGCAATAAAAAGGTGCTTGAATTCAATGTCTCTAGGATAA
- the rnr gene encoding ribonuclease R, which produces MSRRRKIKKPKRNARRTMIVEGKLMKNKRGFGFVCPDDGADIFVSGRDMNGAMNGDIVRVKSRENHRRRGAFEGNIIKIVERSCKYVIGHLIVQRGLYLVNPINKNNDHIMISKHNLSSAKPGDIVKAKIIRYPKGDYIAEGRIKRIVARAGDKDQFILSQMADYNVKPHFSNRVINDADEIANRVKTVPSHGRKDYRALMTVTIDGADSKDFDDAISVRKLDNGNYELLVHIADVAEYVREGSSLDKEALSRGNSVYLPDRVIPMLPERLSNGECSLNPDVERLTISCAMEIDDEGHVVNYDISESIIKSNYRLIYDDVSDMLENNNEEQIKKYFDAYPMLTDASELYHILSSRRKRDGSLDFDLPESRIILNEDGEPIDVILSNRRVANRLIEEFMLAANRTVAEHYFWAKKPFAYRVHEKPDTLKMMELKEFLMNLGFCLNGKSDSIKTKELSNILTMLDGKPEEALVSRVMIRTMQKAYYSSECLGHYGLAFKYYCHFTSPIRRYADLLVHRTIKNQIHAGEFISDGTGYNAFLEEACKHISETERNAMELERKVTKHYQVIYMRNHIGSEFDGVVSGVKSHGIYVELENTIEGFVSIDLLGNRYIVDEKTYSAIDEISGSVITLGQSIRIRVIDASPEDGYIDFDIV; this is translated from the coding sequence ATGTCTAGAAGAAGAAAGATAAAGAAGCCGAAGCGAAACGCTAGGAGAACGATGATTGTAGAAGGTAAACTCATGAAGAATAAACGTGGGTTTGGTTTCGTGTGCCCTGATGATGGTGCTGATATATTCGTATCAGGAAGAGACATGAATGGTGCCATGAATGGGGATATTGTACGAGTGAAGTCTCGTGAAAATCACAGAAGGCGGGGTGCTTTTGAAGGCAATATAATTAAAATCGTAGAGCGGAGCTGTAAATACGTTATCGGACATTTAATCGTGCAGCGTGGCTTATACCTTGTAAACCCCATTAATAAAAATAACGACCATATAATGATATCTAAGCATAATCTTAGCAGTGCTAAACCTGGAGATATCGTTAAGGCGAAGATTATTAGATACCCTAAAGGCGATTATATTGCCGAAGGTAGGATTAAAAGAATAGTAGCTAGAGCTGGAGATAAAGATCAGTTCATTCTCAGTCAAATGGCTGATTATAACGTTAAACCACATTTCTCTAATCGAGTAATAAATGATGCAGATGAAATAGCTAATAGAGTAAAGACTGTTCCTTCGCATGGACGTAAGGATTACAGAGCGCTTATGACCGTAACTATTGATGGAGCTGATTCAAAGGATTTTGACGATGCTATAAGCGTTAGAAAGCTAGATAATGGAAATTACGAGTTGCTTGTACACATCGCTGACGTTGCGGAATATGTACGTGAAGGCAGTTCTCTTGATAAGGAGGCTTTAAGTAGAGGAAATAGTGTATATCTACCTGATAGAGTTATCCCTATGCTTCCTGAACGTCTTTCAAATGGCGAGTGCAGTTTAAATCCTGATGTCGAAAGACTTACGATTAGCTGTGCAATGGAAATTGATGATGAAGGGCATGTTGTAAATTACGATATTAGTGAATCAATAATTAAGTCTAATTACAGGTTAATTTATGATGATGTATCGGATATGCTAGAGAATAATAATGAGGAACAAATAAAAAAGTATTTTGATGCGTATCCGATGCTGACAGACGCCTCCGAATTATATCATATCCTCTCAAGCAGACGGAAACGTGACGGAAGTCTTGACTTTGATTTACCTGAATCAAGGATAATATTAAATGAAGATGGTGAGCCGATAGATGTTATTCTGTCTAATCGCAGAGTAGCTAACCGATTGATTGAGGAATTTATGCTTGCTGCTAATAGGACTGTTGCAGAGCACTATTTCTGGGCGAAAAAGCCATTTGCCTATAGAGTTCATGAGAAACCCGATACTCTTAAAATGATGGAGCTAAAGGAATTCCTGATGAATCTAGGCTTTTGTCTCAATGGCAAATCAGATTCGATAAAGACAAAGGAGCTAAGCAATATTCTTACTATGCTTGATGGCAAACCAGAAGAAGCACTAGTAAGCCGTGTTATGATTAGAACAATGCAGAAGGCATATTATTCATCAGAATGCCTAGGTCACTACGGTCTTGCGTTTAAGTACTATTGTCACTTTACATCCCCAATCAGAAGATATGCTGATTTGCTCGTTCACAGAACGATTAAGAATCAAATTCACGCAGGAGAATTTATTTCGGATGGAACAGGATATAATGCGTTCTTGGAGGAGGCTTGTAAGCACATATCAGAGACTGAACGAAATGCTATGGAGCTTGAACGAAAGGTTACAAAGCATTACCAAGTTATCTATATGCGTAATCATATCGGCAGTGAGTTTGACGGGGTTGTAAGTGGAGTAAAATCTCACGGTATATACGTTGAGCTTGAGAATACGATAGAGGGGTTTGTAAGTATTGATCTGCTTGGTAATAGATATATAGTTGATGAGAAGACATATTCTGCTATTGATGAGATTAGTGGAAGTGTAATTACACTCGGACAGTCGATTAGAATCAGAGTCATTGATGCAAGTCCAGAAGACGGATATATTGATTTTGACATTGTTTAA
- a CDS encoding bifunctional 4-hydroxy-3-methylbut-2-enyl diphosphate reductase/30S ribosomal protein S1 — MEIIRADHSGFCFGVEKAIDKTFERIDRAKKDCRTTYTCGNLIHNRAVTERVESMGVKMISSLDEAKEGDVVIVRSHGEPKEFYDKADAKGIELIDTTCVFVTKIHKLVLSAHGEGRPIIIVGSANHQEVKATNGWCDYAGIILENKEEADRYVRNFNSDKIPLIVCQTTIKRELLDSILGVFDKASLKYEIKNTICNATRDRQESCAQLAKKVDVMVVIGDPNSSNSKKLYEIAKKYCKNALFIQDISDLELKELGNYNKIGVTAGASTPEWIIKEVIASMSENVTANVDHNPMLDYMDDIENSLRLPRPGEIVDGTVHQVMDNEVIVNIGCKKDGILLKNEVSLEPGQTLADLFKEGDEIQAKVMKSDDGEGGILLSKKRLEMNENFKELAAAQANKEIISVKLVKSVNSGVIAAYKEISGFIPLSQLSDRYVENADEFLGQTVDVEVIKVDNKRNRAVFSRKAVLVDEKRKQVAEIWANLNVGDVVEGKVMRFTDYGAFVDIGGVDGLLHISEISWGKLKHPKEVLNIGDIINVKILALNEEKGKISLGLKQTQPEPWSLVGSKYEVGQIIEGKVVQIKDYGAFVELEAGLDGLVHISEIANRRVENVSDELALGNSITAKIMEIDADRKRISLSIKALLGDEEEVEAEAESTEE, encoded by the coding sequence TTGGAAATAATAAGAGCTGATCATTCTGGGTTTTGCTTTGGTGTAGAGAAAGCCATTGATAAGACCTTTGAACGAATAGATAGAGCAAAAAAAGATTGCCGTACTACATACACGTGCGGCAATCTAATTCATAATAGGGCTGTCACTGAAAGGGTTGAATCCATGGGAGTGAAAATGATTTCTTCTCTCGATGAAGCAAAAGAAGGTGACGTTGTAATTGTACGCTCTCATGGGGAACCAAAGGAGTTTTACGATAAGGCAGATGCAAAAGGTATAGAATTAATAGACACAACCTGCGTATTTGTAACTAAGATTCACAAATTGGTTTTATCGGCCCATGGAGAAGGTAGGCCAATCATAATTGTCGGGAGTGCAAATCATCAAGAAGTTAAAGCTACCAATGGATGGTGTGATTATGCTGGAATAATTTTAGAGAATAAAGAAGAGGCAGATAGATACGTTAGAAATTTTAATTCTGACAAAATTCCATTAATAGTGTGTCAGACAACTATAAAGCGAGAACTGCTGGATTCTATTCTTGGCGTTTTTGACAAGGCATCTCTCAAATATGAGATAAAAAACACTATCTGTAATGCAACCAGAGATAGACAGGAAAGCTGTGCGCAACTAGCAAAAAAAGTAGACGTTATGGTTGTTATTGGAGATCCGAATAGTTCAAATTCAAAAAAACTATATGAAATAGCAAAAAAATACTGTAAAAATGCATTATTTATACAGGATATTTCAGATTTAGAGTTGAAAGAACTGGGCAATTATAATAAAATAGGGGTAACTGCGGGTGCTTCAACACCCGAATGGATTATTAAGGAGGTTATTGCTAGTATGAGCGAAAATGTCACAGCTAATGTGGATCATAATCCAATGTTGGATTATATGGATGACATTGAGAATTCTTTACGTCTACCAAGACCTGGAGAAATTGTTGATGGAACTGTGCATCAGGTAATGGATAACGAGGTAATCGTTAACATTGGATGCAAGAAGGATGGAATCCTTTTGAAGAATGAGGTATCTCTAGAGCCAGGACAGACTCTAGCTGACTTATTTAAGGAAGGTGATGAAATCCAGGCCAAGGTAATGAAGTCAGATGATGGTGAGGGTGGAATTCTTCTTTCTAAGAAGAGACTCGAGATGAACGAGAACTTCAAGGAACTTGCCGCAGCACAGGCTAATAAGGAGATTATTTCAGTTAAGCTCGTTAAATCTGTTAACAGCGGAGTAATTGCAGCTTATAAGGAGATTTCAGGATTTATTCCTCTTTCTCAGCTATCTGATAGATATGTTGAAAATGCCGATGAATTCCTAGGACAGACAGTAGATGTTGAGGTTATCAAGGTTGACAACAAGCGTAACAGAGCAGTTTTCTCAAGAAAGGCTGTACTAGTTGACGAAAAGCGTAAGCAGGTTGCAGAGATTTGGGCGAACCTAAATGTTGGCGATGTTGTTGAAGGAAAAGTTATGAGATTCACTGACTACGGTGCATTCGTAGATATCGGTGGTGTTGACGGTCTTCTTCACATCTCTGAAATTTCTTGGGGCAAGCTTAAGCACCCTAAGGAGGTTCTCAACATCGGAGACATTATCAACGTTAAGATTCTTGCATTAAACGAAGAGAAAGGGAAGATTTCTCTTGGTCTCAAGCAGACTCAGCCTGAACCATGGTCGCTAGTTGGTTCAAAGTATGAGGTTGGTCAGATTATTGAAGGTAAAGTAGTTCAGATTAAGGACTATGGCGCATTCGTTGAGCTAGAAGCTGGTCTTGATGGACTAGTTCATATTTCTGAAATTGCCAACAGAAGAGTCGAGAATGTTTCTGATGAGCTAGCGCTCGGAAATTCGATTACTGCTAAGATTATGGAAATTGATGCAGATAGAAAGAGAATCAGTCTAAGCATTAAGGCTTTGCTTGGTGATGAAGAAGAAGTTGAAGCTGAAGCTGAATCAACAGAAGAATAA
- the eno gene encoding phosphopyruvate hydratase: MSSIITNVIGREILDSRGNPTVEAEVWLEDGTVAVGDTPSGASTGIYEALELRDGDKSRYGGKGVSKAVYHVNNEIKTLLLGKDAQDIYAIEKLMIDADGTKGKSNFGANAILAVSLACSKAAAKSLGIPLFKFFGGINGNTLPVPMMNILNGGEHASNTVDVQEFMIMPVGAPSFKECLRWCAEVYHQLGKDLKKAGYSVGIGDEGGFAPDLKDEFEVLDYILAAIKNAGYTPGNDFVIAIDAAASGWKTDKTGYYKMPKSGREFSASELVQNWAEFCDKYPIASIEDGMDEDDWDGWKLMTEKLGDKIQIVGDDLFVTNPEKLAKGIELGCANAILIKLNQIGSISETLEAIELAKKNGYNAIVSHRSGETEDTTIADLVVGINARQIKTGAPARTDRVAKYNQLLRIEDKLGAGAKFPGKKCF, encoded by the coding sequence ATGTCATCTATAATCACAAATGTAATTGGCAGAGAAATTCTTGACTCAAGAGGAAATCCTACAGTTGAAGCTGAGGTATGGTTAGAAGATGGGACTGTGGCAGTTGGCGATACACCAAGTGGTGCATCAACGGGTATATATGAAGCTCTTGAACTTAGAGATGGTGATAAATCTCGTTACGGTGGCAAGGGTGTTTCTAAAGCAGTATATCACGTCAATAATGAGATTAAGACCTTGCTTCTTGGCAAGGATGCTCAGGACATATATGCAATAGAGAAGCTAATGATCGACGCAGATGGAACTAAGGGAAAGAGTAACTTCGGTGCAAATGCTATTCTTGCAGTGTCTCTTGCTTGTTCTAAGGCTGCAGCTAAATCATTAGGTATTCCACTATTTAAATTTTTCGGTGGTATTAACGGAAACACACTTCCTGTTCCAATGATGAATATCCTGAATGGAGGAGAGCACGCGTCAAATACCGTCGATGTACAGGAGTTTATGATTATGCCTGTAGGTGCACCTTCCTTTAAGGAATGCTTAAGATGGTGTGCTGAAGTTTATCATCAGTTAGGTAAAGATCTTAAAAAAGCAGGATATTCCGTAGGAATTGGTGATGAAGGTGGATTCGCACCAGACCTAAAGGATGAATTTGAAGTATTAGACTACATCTTAGCAGCAATCAAGAATGCTGGATATACTCCAGGAAATGACTTTGTAATTGCGATTGATGCTGCTGCAAGTGGCTGGAAAACCGATAAGACGGGTTATTACAAGATGCCTAAGTCAGGTAGAGAGTTTAGCGCTTCTGAACTAGTTCAGAACTGGGCAGAGTTCTGTGACAAATACCCAATTGCTTCTATCGAGGATGGAATGGACGAAGATGATTGGGATGGATGGAAGCTCATGACTGAAAAGCTTGGAGATAAGATTCAAATCGTTGGTGATGATTTATTTGTTACTAATCCAGAAAAATTAGCAAAGGGTATTGAGCTCGGCTGTGCAAATGCAATTCTAATTAAACTTAACCAGATTGGAAGTATATCTGAGACACTAGAGGCAATTGAACTTGCTAAAAAGAACGGATACAATGCAATAGTTTCGCATAGATCTGGTGAGACAGAAGATACTACTATTGCAGATTTAGTAGTAGGCATCAATGCAAGACAGATTAAAACCGGAGCACCTGCTCGTACAGATAGAGTTGCAAAGTATAACCAGCTTTTAAGAATTGAAGATAAGCTTGGAGCTGGTGCCAAATTCCCTGGGAAAAAGTGCTTCTAA
- the tpiA gene encoding triose-phosphate isomerase encodes MKKFLIAGNWKMNKSIAEAKLFADQLKGERIAHPEQLAVIAPFTQLETLKRELDGTGIKVGAQNVHFEKSGAYTGEISVPMLKELDIDLCIVGHSERREYFAETDSTVNMKLKALLNAGITPILCVGESLEIRETGNAMLFVSGQITEDLDGLTPAEVEQIVIAYEPIWAIGTGKTATPDQAEEMCGFIRGMIEGMYGRETAEGMIIQYGGSMKPSNADELLKKPDINGGLIGGASLEVGTFMEIAKAAFKLQ; translated from the coding sequence ATGAAGAAATTTTTAATTGCTGGTAATTGGAAGATGAATAAATCAATTGCTGAAGCAAAACTCTTTGCCGACCAATTAAAAGGTGAGAGGATTGCACATCCAGAGCAATTGGCTGTAATTGCACCGTTTACGCAGCTTGAGACCCTCAAGAGAGAACTCGATGGGACAGGTATAAAGGTCGGTGCACAGAATGTTCATTTTGAAAAGAGTGGAGCCTATACTGGAGAGATTTCAGTCCCTATGCTCAAGGAGCTTGATATTGATCTCTGCATCGTGGGTCACTCTGAAAGAAGAGAATATTTTGCTGAGACAGATAGTACGGTAAATATGAAGCTTAAAGCACTCTTAAATGCCGGAATCACGCCTATTTTATGTGTTGGGGAAAGTCTAGAAATTAGAGAGACTGGCAATGCAATGCTATTTGTCAGTGGACAGATAACTGAAGACCTAGACGGACTCACCCCAGCGGAAGTTGAACAGATTGTTATAGCATATGAACCAATTTGGGCGATAGGAACAGGTAAGACGGCAACACCAGATCAGGCAGAGGAGATGTGTGGATTTATCAGAGGAATGATAGAAGGGATGTATGGAAGGGAAACTGCAGAAGGAATGATAATTCAGTACGGAGGCAGTATGAAACCTTCAAATGCCGATGAACTTCTAAAAAAACCTGATATTAACGGAGGCCTTATAGGAGGTGCAAGCCTGGAGGTTGGAACGTTTATGGAAATTGCAAAGGCAGCGTTCAAACTACAGTAA